In one Ictalurus furcatus strain D&B chromosome 28, Billie_1.0, whole genome shotgun sequence genomic region, the following are encoded:
- the mtmr2 gene encoding myotubularin-related protein 2 isoform X3: protein MEECSSEESLNSRLSAPSLSSSSTSRSERCSPVRTPTAPSSDPDSSTPLRQDELELLVKEVVQIEAEDVTYICPFVGAVRGTLTVTNYRLFFRSVNREPVFVLDLPLGVISRVEKIGGASSRGDVSYGLVCKDMRNLRFVHKQPDDSLKKSVFDVMNKFAFPLSNNLSLFAFEYNQVFPENGWKVYDALAEYKRQGLPNESWRISKVNDRYELCDSYPATLVVPVTVTDDELRRVATFRARGRIPVLSWLHPQSQAAVVRSGQPMSGVSGKRCRDDEKLLQAVMDANAQSHKLFIFDARPSSNAAANKMKGGGCESEDAYQNAELVFLDIHNIHVMRESLRKLKEVVYPNIEESHWLSNLEATHWLEHIKVILAGAVRIVEKVECSKTSVVIHCSDGWDRTAQLSSLCMLMLDSHYRTIRGFQNLIEKEWVSYGHRFQQRVGHGDQNHTDADRSPIFLQFIDCVWQITQQFPAAFEFNEYFLLTLLDHLYSCLFGTFLFNSEQQRHTEEAQKRTVSLWSFINSQWEEFVNPLHVHYDTHVLFPSVSIRHLQLWTSYYIRWNPRLRPQEPLHQRYKELLAKRAELQKRVEELQHEVANRASASSERTGSPTPPAPTIQTFI, encoded by the exons aTGGAGGAGTGCAGCAGTGAGGAGAGTTTAAACTCCAGGCTCAGCGCTCCCAGCCTCAGCAG TAGCAGCACGTCCCGGTCAGAGCGCTGCTCCCCTGTCAGAACCCCCACAGCACCCAGTTCTGATCCGGACAGCTCCACTCCGCTCAGACAG gatGAGCTGGAGTTGTTAGTGAAGGAAGTTGTACAGATTGAGG ctgaaGATGTGACCTACATCTGTCCGTTTGTGGGAGCGGTACGCGGCACACTGACCGTCACCAACTACAGACTGTTCTTCAGATCAGTCAACCGG GAGCCTGTGTTTGTGTTGGATCTCCCCCTCGGTGTGATCAGCAGAGTTGAGAAGATTGGAGGAGCCTCCAGCAGAGGAGACGTCTCTTATGGCCTTGTCTGCAag gacatgAGGAACTTGCGGTTTGTCCATAAGCAGCCGGACGACTCATTAAAGAAATCAGTGTTTGATGTGATGAACAAGTTTGCCTTCCCACTCTCCAACAacctg tctcTGTTTGCATTTGAGTATAATCAGGTTTTCCCAGAGAACGGGTGGAAAGTTTATGATGCTCTGGCGGAGTACAAGAGACAG ggactGCCCAATGAGAGTTGGAGGATCTCAAAGGTGAATGATCGTTATGAGTTGTGTGACTCGTATCCTGCGACGCTGGTCGTCCCGGTAACCGTTACTGACGATGAACTGCGCCGCGTCGCCACCTTCAGGGCAAGAGGTCGCATTCCG gtgttgtCATGGCTGCACCCCCAGAGTCAGGCGGCAGTGGTACGGTCGGGTCAGCCCATGTCGGGAGTGAGTGGGAAACGCTGCAGAGACGATGAGAAGCTGCTGCAGGCCGTCATGGACGCCAACGCCCAGTCTCACAAACTCTTCATCTTCGATGCTCGACCCAGCAGCAACGCTGCAGCTAACAag atgaagGGAGGGGGTTGTGAGAGTGAGGATGCGTATCAGAATGCTGAACTCGTCTTCCTCGACATACACAACATTCACGTGATGCGCGAGTCGCTACGGAAACTGAAGGAGGTGGTCTACCCCAACATCGAGGAATCCCATTGGCTGTCCAACCTCGAGGCCACTCATTGGCTGGAGCACATCAAG gtgatATTAGCAGGTGCGGTGCGGATAGTGGAGAAGGTGGAGTGCAGTAAGACGTCTGTGGTGATCCACTGCAGTGACGGTTGGGACAGAACCGCTCAGCTCTCCTCTCTCTGCATGCTGATGCTCGACTCACACTACAGAACCATCCGAGGATTCCAGAACCTCATCGAGAAGGAGTGGGTCAGCTACGGACACCGCTTccagcag agggTGGGTCATGGTGATCAGAACCACACCGATGCGGACCGCTCCCCCATCTTCCTGCAGTTCATTGACTGTGTGTGGCAGATAACACAGCAG ttcccTGCAGCGTTTGAGTTTAATGAGTACTTCCTGTTGACGCTGCTGGATCACCTGTACAGCTGTCTGTTCGGAACCTTTCTGTTTAACTCCGAACAGCAGAGACATactgag gaggcaCAGAAACGCACCGTGTCTCTCTGGTCCTTTATTAACAGTCAGTGGGAGGAGTTTGTGAATCCTCTGCATGTACACTACGACACGCACGTGCTTTTCCCCTCCGTCTCCATCCGACACCTGCAGCTCTGGACCTCCTACTACATCCGCTGGAATCCCCGCCTCAGAccgcag gagcCATTGCATCAGcgatataaagagctgcttgctAAGAGGGCGGAACTTCAGAAACGAGTTGAGGAGCTTCAGCATGAAGTAGCCAATCGTGCGTCTGCGTCTTCAGAGAGGACGGGGTCACCCACTCCCCCCGCCCCCACTATACAGACCTTCATCTGA
- the mtmr2 gene encoding myotubularin-related protein 2 isoform X1 → MEECSSEESLNSRLSAPSLSSSSTSRSERCSPVRTPTAPSSDPDSSTPLRQVRGKTPAKDELELLVKEVVQIEAEDVTYICPFVGAVRGTLTVTNYRLFFRSVNREPVFVLDLPLGVISRVEKIGGASSRGDVSYGLVCKDMRNLRFVHKQPDDSLKKSVFDVMNKFAFPLSNNLSLFAFEYNQVFPENGWKVYDALAEYKRQGLPNESWRISKVNDRYELCDSYPATLVVPVTVTDDELRRVATFRARGRIPVLSWLHPQSQAAVVRSGQPMSGVSGKRCRDDEKLLQAVMDANAQSHKLFIFDARPSSNAAANKMKGGGCESEDAYQNAELVFLDIHNIHVMRESLRKLKEVVYPNIEESHWLSNLEATHWLEHIKVILAGAVRIVEKVECSKTSVVIHCSDGWDRTAQLSSLCMLMLDSHYRTIRGFQNLIEKEWVSYGHRFQQRVGHGDQNHTDADRSPIFLQFIDCVWQITQQFPAAFEFNEYFLLTLLDHLYSCLFGTFLFNSEQQRHTEEAQKRTVSLWSFINSQWEEFVNPLHVHYDTHVLFPSVSIRHLQLWTSYYIRWNPRLRPQEPLHQRYKELLAKRAELQKRVEELQHEVANRASASSERTGSPTPPAPTIQTFI, encoded by the exons aTGGAGGAGTGCAGCAGTGAGGAGAGTTTAAACTCCAGGCTCAGCGCTCCCAGCCTCAGCAG TAGCAGCACGTCCCGGTCAGAGCGCTGCTCCCCTGTCAGAACCCCCACAGCACCCAGTTCTGATCCGGACAGCTCCACTCCGCTCAGACAG gtgagAGGAAAAACACCTGCTAAG gatGAGCTGGAGTTGTTAGTGAAGGAAGTTGTACAGATTGAGG ctgaaGATGTGACCTACATCTGTCCGTTTGTGGGAGCGGTACGCGGCACACTGACCGTCACCAACTACAGACTGTTCTTCAGATCAGTCAACCGG GAGCCTGTGTTTGTGTTGGATCTCCCCCTCGGTGTGATCAGCAGAGTTGAGAAGATTGGAGGAGCCTCCAGCAGAGGAGACGTCTCTTATGGCCTTGTCTGCAag gacatgAGGAACTTGCGGTTTGTCCATAAGCAGCCGGACGACTCATTAAAGAAATCAGTGTTTGATGTGATGAACAAGTTTGCCTTCCCACTCTCCAACAacctg tctcTGTTTGCATTTGAGTATAATCAGGTTTTCCCAGAGAACGGGTGGAAAGTTTATGATGCTCTGGCGGAGTACAAGAGACAG ggactGCCCAATGAGAGTTGGAGGATCTCAAAGGTGAATGATCGTTATGAGTTGTGTGACTCGTATCCTGCGACGCTGGTCGTCCCGGTAACCGTTACTGACGATGAACTGCGCCGCGTCGCCACCTTCAGGGCAAGAGGTCGCATTCCG gtgttgtCATGGCTGCACCCCCAGAGTCAGGCGGCAGTGGTACGGTCGGGTCAGCCCATGTCGGGAGTGAGTGGGAAACGCTGCAGAGACGATGAGAAGCTGCTGCAGGCCGTCATGGACGCCAACGCCCAGTCTCACAAACTCTTCATCTTCGATGCTCGACCCAGCAGCAACGCTGCAGCTAACAag atgaagGGAGGGGGTTGTGAGAGTGAGGATGCGTATCAGAATGCTGAACTCGTCTTCCTCGACATACACAACATTCACGTGATGCGCGAGTCGCTACGGAAACTGAAGGAGGTGGTCTACCCCAACATCGAGGAATCCCATTGGCTGTCCAACCTCGAGGCCACTCATTGGCTGGAGCACATCAAG gtgatATTAGCAGGTGCGGTGCGGATAGTGGAGAAGGTGGAGTGCAGTAAGACGTCTGTGGTGATCCACTGCAGTGACGGTTGGGACAGAACCGCTCAGCTCTCCTCTCTCTGCATGCTGATGCTCGACTCACACTACAGAACCATCCGAGGATTCCAGAACCTCATCGAGAAGGAGTGGGTCAGCTACGGACACCGCTTccagcag agggTGGGTCATGGTGATCAGAACCACACCGATGCGGACCGCTCCCCCATCTTCCTGCAGTTCATTGACTGTGTGTGGCAGATAACACAGCAG ttcccTGCAGCGTTTGAGTTTAATGAGTACTTCCTGTTGACGCTGCTGGATCACCTGTACAGCTGTCTGTTCGGAACCTTTCTGTTTAACTCCGAACAGCAGAGACATactgag gaggcaCAGAAACGCACCGTGTCTCTCTGGTCCTTTATTAACAGTCAGTGGGAGGAGTTTGTGAATCCTCTGCATGTACACTACGACACGCACGTGCTTTTCCCCTCCGTCTCCATCCGACACCTGCAGCTCTGGACCTCCTACTACATCCGCTGGAATCCCCGCCTCAGAccgcag gagcCATTGCATCAGcgatataaagagctgcttgctAAGAGGGCGGAACTTCAGAAACGAGTTGAGGAGCTTCAGCATGAAGTAGCCAATCGTGCGTCTGCGTCTTCAGAGAGGACGGGGTCACCCACTCCCCCCGCCCCCACTATACAGACCTTCATCTGA
- the mtmr2 gene encoding myotubularin-related protein 2 isoform X2 translates to MEECSSEESLNSRLSAPSLSSSTSRSERCSPVRTPTAPSSDPDSSTPLRQVRGKTPAKDELELLVKEVVQIEAEDVTYICPFVGAVRGTLTVTNYRLFFRSVNREPVFVLDLPLGVISRVEKIGGASSRGDVSYGLVCKDMRNLRFVHKQPDDSLKKSVFDVMNKFAFPLSNNLSLFAFEYNQVFPENGWKVYDALAEYKRQGLPNESWRISKVNDRYELCDSYPATLVVPVTVTDDELRRVATFRARGRIPVLSWLHPQSQAAVVRSGQPMSGVSGKRCRDDEKLLQAVMDANAQSHKLFIFDARPSSNAAANKMKGGGCESEDAYQNAELVFLDIHNIHVMRESLRKLKEVVYPNIEESHWLSNLEATHWLEHIKVILAGAVRIVEKVECSKTSVVIHCSDGWDRTAQLSSLCMLMLDSHYRTIRGFQNLIEKEWVSYGHRFQQRVGHGDQNHTDADRSPIFLQFIDCVWQITQQFPAAFEFNEYFLLTLLDHLYSCLFGTFLFNSEQQRHTEEAQKRTVSLWSFINSQWEEFVNPLHVHYDTHVLFPSVSIRHLQLWTSYYIRWNPRLRPQEPLHQRYKELLAKRAELQKRVEELQHEVANRASASSERTGSPTPPAPTIQTFI, encoded by the exons aTGGAGGAGTGCAGCAGTGAGGAGAGTTTAAACTCCAGGCTCAGCGCTCCCAGCCTCAGCAG CAGCACGTCCCGGTCAGAGCGCTGCTCCCCTGTCAGAACCCCCACAGCACCCAGTTCTGATCCGGACAGCTCCACTCCGCTCAGACAG gtgagAGGAAAAACACCTGCTAAG gatGAGCTGGAGTTGTTAGTGAAGGAAGTTGTACAGATTGAGG ctgaaGATGTGACCTACATCTGTCCGTTTGTGGGAGCGGTACGCGGCACACTGACCGTCACCAACTACAGACTGTTCTTCAGATCAGTCAACCGG GAGCCTGTGTTTGTGTTGGATCTCCCCCTCGGTGTGATCAGCAGAGTTGAGAAGATTGGAGGAGCCTCCAGCAGAGGAGACGTCTCTTATGGCCTTGTCTGCAag gacatgAGGAACTTGCGGTTTGTCCATAAGCAGCCGGACGACTCATTAAAGAAATCAGTGTTTGATGTGATGAACAAGTTTGCCTTCCCACTCTCCAACAacctg tctcTGTTTGCATTTGAGTATAATCAGGTTTTCCCAGAGAACGGGTGGAAAGTTTATGATGCTCTGGCGGAGTACAAGAGACAG ggactGCCCAATGAGAGTTGGAGGATCTCAAAGGTGAATGATCGTTATGAGTTGTGTGACTCGTATCCTGCGACGCTGGTCGTCCCGGTAACCGTTACTGACGATGAACTGCGCCGCGTCGCCACCTTCAGGGCAAGAGGTCGCATTCCG gtgttgtCATGGCTGCACCCCCAGAGTCAGGCGGCAGTGGTACGGTCGGGTCAGCCCATGTCGGGAGTGAGTGGGAAACGCTGCAGAGACGATGAGAAGCTGCTGCAGGCCGTCATGGACGCCAACGCCCAGTCTCACAAACTCTTCATCTTCGATGCTCGACCCAGCAGCAACGCTGCAGCTAACAag atgaagGGAGGGGGTTGTGAGAGTGAGGATGCGTATCAGAATGCTGAACTCGTCTTCCTCGACATACACAACATTCACGTGATGCGCGAGTCGCTACGGAAACTGAAGGAGGTGGTCTACCCCAACATCGAGGAATCCCATTGGCTGTCCAACCTCGAGGCCACTCATTGGCTGGAGCACATCAAG gtgatATTAGCAGGTGCGGTGCGGATAGTGGAGAAGGTGGAGTGCAGTAAGACGTCTGTGGTGATCCACTGCAGTGACGGTTGGGACAGAACCGCTCAGCTCTCCTCTCTCTGCATGCTGATGCTCGACTCACACTACAGAACCATCCGAGGATTCCAGAACCTCATCGAGAAGGAGTGGGTCAGCTACGGACACCGCTTccagcag agggTGGGTCATGGTGATCAGAACCACACCGATGCGGACCGCTCCCCCATCTTCCTGCAGTTCATTGACTGTGTGTGGCAGATAACACAGCAG ttcccTGCAGCGTTTGAGTTTAATGAGTACTTCCTGTTGACGCTGCTGGATCACCTGTACAGCTGTCTGTTCGGAACCTTTCTGTTTAACTCCGAACAGCAGAGACATactgag gaggcaCAGAAACGCACCGTGTCTCTCTGGTCCTTTATTAACAGTCAGTGGGAGGAGTTTGTGAATCCTCTGCATGTACACTACGACACGCACGTGCTTTTCCCCTCCGTCTCCATCCGACACCTGCAGCTCTGGACCTCCTACTACATCCGCTGGAATCCCCGCCTCAGAccgcag gagcCATTGCATCAGcgatataaagagctgcttgctAAGAGGGCGGAACTTCAGAAACGAGTTGAGGAGCTTCAGCATGAAGTAGCCAATCGTGCGTCTGCGTCTTCAGAGAGGACGGGGTCACCCACTCCCCCCGCCCCCACTATACAGACCTTCATCTGA